One Candidatus Gracilibacteria bacterium DNA segment encodes these proteins:
- a CDS encoding nucleotidyltransferase domain-containing protein: MLKYLISSRPKRKLLSLFLTHPEEKFYIRQLERLVSEPVGAIQRELPKLEKMGLVKFEIGNGRKNYFLDKTCPIKEELKSIILKTIALGERIKELIKKTKNIKYAFVYGSVAKGEEDIKSDIDLMVIGNIDEIKLQEKIQQIESKISRTINYTLMNIEEFKKRLNEKEPFLMRILEDKKIEIIGSENEIRGFN; this comes from the coding sequence ATGTTAAAATATTTAATTTCCTCGCGCCCAAAAAGAAAACTCCTTTCGCTTTTCCTCACTCATCCTGAAGAGAAATTCTATATTCGGCAATTAGAGAGGTTGGTTTCTGAACCCGTAGGTGCAATTCAAAGAGAGTTGCCTAAATTAGAAAAAATGGGGCTGGTAAAATTTGAGATTGGTAACGGAAGAAAAAATTATTTTTTAGATAAAACTTGCCCAATAAAAGAAGAGTTAAAAAGTATCATCCTAAAGACAATTGCTCTTGGAGAGAGAATAAAGGAATTAATTAAAAAAACAAAAAATATTAAATACGCTTTCGTATATGGTTCGGTAGCAAAAGGAGAAGAAGACATAAAGAGCGATATCGACTTAATGGTAATTGGCAATATTGATGAAATAAAACTTCAAGAAAAAATCCAACAAATAGAATCCAAAATTTCCCGGACAATTAACTATACTCTGATGAATATAGAAGAATTTAAGAAAAGATTAAACGAGAAAGAACCTTTTTTAATGAGGATTTTGGAGGATAAAAAAATAGAAATAATAGGTTCGGAAAATGAAATACGATGATTTAATTAA